A single region of the Govania unica genome encodes:
- a CDS encoding nuclear transport factor 2 family protein, with protein MSIAEDFKWTLEATEMAEAARCSAMIAGDGAVLRDIFAEDSTWIHSSGQLDAREAFIGKIESGASQYLTIERSEITVRIYESVAIVSGIATMNVLAGGEPRSLRNRFTNMWAVRAGRPVLVSAQSTKIG; from the coding sequence ATGAGCATAGCAGAAGACTTTAAATGGACGCTTGAAGCTACAGAGATGGCGGAAGCCGCGCGTTGCAGCGCAATGATCGCGGGAGATGGTGCGGTACTTCGTGATATTTTTGCTGAAGATTCAACATGGATCCATTCGTCAGGCCAATTGGACGCGCGCGAAGCTTTCATTGGCAAGATCGAGAGCGGAGCCAGCCAATACCTCACGATTGAGCGGAGCGAAATCACGGTTCGAATCTATGAGAGCGTTGCGATTGTCAGCGGCATTGCTACCATGAATGTACTTGCGGGAGGGGAGCCGCGCAGTCTGCGCAACCGCTTTACAAATATGTGGGCGGTACGTGCGGGCCGCCCAGTACTCGTATCAGCCCAATCCACGAAAATTGGATAA
- a CDS encoding GlcG/HbpS family heme-binding protein: MKADKMKTGRGFITLEQASVIVDAALAHGRTRSLPPLTVAVLDVAGRLVAFKREDNSSLLRPEIAQAKAWGALAMGSGSRALGERAKTHPEFISAITALAGGNLIPVAGGVLIYDQTGILLGAVGISGALPDQDEDCALKGIAQCDLVAEVGSSH; this comes from the coding sequence ATGAAAGCGGACAAAATGAAAACTGGTCGTGGTTTCATCACCTTGGAGCAAGCGTCTGTCATCGTGGATGCGGCATTGGCCCATGGCCGTACCCGCTCCCTGCCCCCGCTGACTGTTGCTGTGCTGGACGTTGCCGGACGCCTTGTGGCCTTTAAACGAGAAGATAATTCAAGTCTGTTGCGCCCTGAAATTGCCCAAGCCAAAGCTTGGGGTGCGCTTGCCATGGGTTCCGGCTCCCGCGCATTAGGGGAACGCGCTAAAACTCATCCTGAATTCATAAGTGCGATCACAGCCCTTGCTGGCGGCAACCTGATCCCTGTGGCGGGGGGCGTTTTGATTTATGATCAAACCGGAATATTGCTCGGGGCCGTCGGAATTTCGGGCGCGCTGCCAGATCAAGATGAAGATTGCGCCCTCAAAGGCATTGCTCAATGTGACTTGGTTGCCGAGGTCGGCTCAAGCCATTGA
- a CDS encoding FadR/GntR family transcriptional regulator — MRTTLAKAPRLLDRSRVADQIFEDLKSQIMSGALSRGARLPTEKELAEYYSVSGPTVREAIRGLSVIGLVDVRHGSGAYVSANGEALVAMSLGAVIQLETVGVGDALEILSVLNVHAATCAVKQATDGDLQRLRETTLALKEVQSAEQAAIGVRAFHHALLKAAHNPLLEVICIFLANIQVEFAKEVTGGAVEGWRNILVGLADVRERFVAAIERRDVKAAAKTAREFHETAMQLVSSMPKAQEVRLSDPKLKALLSTIVDGMARRS, encoded by the coding sequence ATGCGGACGACATTAGCCAAGGCACCGCGTTTACTGGATAGAAGTCGCGTAGCGGACCAGATCTTCGAGGATCTGAAAAGCCAGATCATGTCCGGCGCCTTGTCCCGCGGCGCGCGTCTTCCGACAGAAAAGGAATTGGCTGAGTATTATTCGGTCAGCGGCCCCACCGTTCGCGAAGCCATCCGAGGTCTCTCTGTGATCGGACTTGTTGATGTCCGTCACGGCAGCGGAGCTTATGTCAGCGCAAACGGGGAAGCCCTGGTCGCCATGTCGCTCGGCGCCGTTATTCAGCTTGAAACGGTTGGGGTCGGAGATGCACTTGAAATACTAAGTGTATTGAACGTGCACGCCGCGACCTGCGCCGTAAAGCAGGCGACAGACGGCGATTTGCAGAGGCTTCGTGAGACAACGCTGGCCCTGAAGGAAGTTCAGAGTGCGGAACAAGCCGCGATTGGCGTTCGTGCGTTCCATCATGCTCTTTTAAAGGCCGCCCATAATCCTTTACTCGAGGTTATCTGCATCTTTCTTGCAAATATTCAGGTCGAATTTGCCAAGGAAGTTACGGGCGGAGCGGTGGAAGGCTGGAGAAATATTCTCGTCGGTTTGGCGGATGTCCGTGAACGCTTTGTGGCGGCAATCGAACGCCGCGATGTCAAGGCTGCGGCCAAAACCGCGCGTGAGTTTCACGAAACAGCAATGCAGCTTGTAAGTTCCATGCCTAAAGCTCAGGAAGTGCGGCTGTCCGATCCCAAGCTTAAGGCGCTTCTTTCGACGATCGTTGATGGCATGGCACGCCGTTCCTGA
- a CDS encoding MFS transporter, with protein MHGSVKAGAAIDLVGDNGLSRYQKLVVILCATIALLDGFDTQAIGFVAPVIAQEWAMPLAAFGPIFAVGLLGGLVGAVLFGLVADRYGRRITLLLTVALFALGSLVTPLATTGWELGFYRLVTGLGLGGAMPSIIALTSEYSPARMRTTLIVAMFCGFPLGAVVGAILSAPLIAHFGWESVFLLGGIVPILLLPILVLRMPESLGWLTARQNINAVNVILSRMGKPPVTIAALARADEQNLEGQGKTSIYALFTEGRLIGSLLIAGVFFVSLLLVFLMVSWIPAIAVESGLSVQKGVLAAAVLNITGIIGSLLIGAVSDRLGVYRIVGGAYLLGGAAVVLLALGAQPSSTIFLFCAVAGFFCIGAQMCVISIASQFYPVDIRATGVGWSMGMGRFGAIVGPLIGAALIGGTAGKSLFWIVSVLSILAGIGILILGLSMRRRK; from the coding sequence ATGCACGGCAGTGTAAAGGCTGGGGCTGCTATTGATCTGGTTGGCGATAATGGATTGAGTCGTTATCAAAAACTGGTTGTTATTCTGTGTGCCACCATTGCCTTGCTCGATGGTTTTGATACGCAGGCCATTGGATTTGTAGCCCCCGTGATTGCGCAGGAATGGGCAATGCCCCTTGCGGCTTTTGGGCCGATATTTGCTGTGGGGTTGCTTGGTGGGCTTGTCGGCGCCGTATTATTCGGCCTTGTCGCAGATCGTTATGGCCGTCGCATAACCTTGCTGCTGACTGTTGCCTTGTTTGCCTTGGGGTCACTTGTAACGCCGCTTGCAACGACGGGCTGGGAGCTTGGATTTTATCGCCTGGTCACGGGTTTGGGGCTGGGTGGTGCGATGCCAAGTATTATTGCACTGACGTCGGAATACTCGCCTGCGCGCATGCGGACGACGCTGATTGTGGCGATGTTTTGCGGATTTCCGTTAGGTGCGGTTGTCGGCGCAATTCTTTCTGCACCTCTTATTGCTCACTTTGGTTGGGAATCCGTTTTCCTGTTGGGTGGAATTGTCCCGATCCTTCTTTTGCCGATCTTGGTCCTTCGTATGCCGGAATCGCTTGGTTGGTTGACGGCGCGCCAGAATATAAATGCTGTCAATGTGATATTGTCCCGGATGGGAAAGCCGCCTGTGACGATAGCGGCGTTGGCGCGTGCGGACGAACAAAATCTTGAAGGGCAGGGTAAAACAAGCATTTATGCGTTGTTTACAGAGGGCCGCTTGATTGGCAGCCTGCTGATCGCGGGGGTGTTCTTTGTAAGCCTTCTTTTGGTTTTCCTGATGGTAAGCTGGATTCCTGCGATCGCGGTTGAATCTGGGCTGTCCGTTCAGAAGGGGGTCCTTGCTGCTGCCGTCCTCAATATTACGGGCATTATCGGCAGTCTGTTGATTGGCGCGGTGAGTGATCGCCTTGGTGTTTATCGGATTGTCGGCGGCGCCTATTTGCTCGGTGGGGCTGCGGTCGTTTTGCTTGCCTTGGGGGCACAGCCGTCTTCCACTATATTCTTGTTCTGCGCTGTGGCCGGGTTCTTCTGCATCGGCGCGCAAATGTGCGTAATCTCCATCGCGTCTCAATTCTATCCCGTGGACATTCGTGCGACCGGGGTAGGGTGGAGCATGGGAATGGGGCGCTTTGGGGCTATCGTTGGCCCTTTGATTGGTGCCGCATTGATTGGTGGAACTGCAGGAAAATCATTATTCTGGATTGTCTCTGTACTGTCCATCTTGGCTGGCATTGGCATTCTTATTCTCGGCCTGTCTATGAGGCGACGTAAGTAA
- a CDS encoding cupin domain-containing protein: MAKWKRYVVGLNEEGKSATLMHDAHNVQEQPGIFYRATLWKADEVPVDNSITGDRAGTEATREPPPGGLLFRALEIPPDTEDKLRHVAALKKLNVEVAQKHIPTAEDLARHPSMHRTDTLDCITCVSGEIYMITDVDEVLMRPGDSVVIRGTNHAWSNRSDKPALLVGCMISANPL; encoded by the coding sequence ATGGCGAAATGGAAGCGCTATGTGGTTGGCCTGAATGAAGAGGGGAAATCAGCAACGCTCATGCATGATGCCCATAATGTTCAAGAACAGCCCGGCATCTTTTATCGCGCGACCCTTTGGAAGGCCGACGAAGTGCCGGTGGACAACAGCATAACTGGCGATCGTGCTGGCACGGAAGCAACACGTGAACCGCCGCCAGGAGGGCTTCTGTTCCGTGCGCTTGAAATTCCGCCGGATACTGAAGACAAGTTGCGTCATGTTGCCGCATTGAAAAAACTCAATGTTGAAGTGGCACAGAAACATATTCCAACAGCTGAGGATCTTGCGCGTCATCCTAGCATGCACCGTACGGATACGCTTGACTGCATCACCTGCGTATCAGGTGAAATCTATATGATCACAGACGTTGATGAGGTGCTGATGCGCCCGGGCGATTCTGTCGTTATCCGAGGCACGAACCATGCCTGGAGCAATCGCTCTGATAAGCCGGCGCTTCTCGTCGGTTGCATGATAAGTGCAAATCCGCTCTGA